The Chryseolinea soli genome contains a region encoding:
- a CDS encoding alpha/beta hydrolase: protein MSKSKTIVLIHGNFVNNTSWTEWKRYYEQKGYKVYSPANPGHEGNPAALRANVHPDLTKTGFIDVVNNLDKLISTLPEKPLVIGHSMAGMATLKLVEMGKAAAGVSIDGAPPKNVFPPFQTLKTVLPAFGFFSFDKYFMGSRKWYDYSFFNTLPEAEREKAFEKIAVPESYKVSRQLVLNSFSNIDFKKPHVPILFVGGGSDHIFPPNLTQTIAGSYKDKNSSVDIKIFEGKSHFICGEPGWEKVADYILDWYENK from the coding sequence ATGTCAAAATCAAAAACAATCGTACTCATTCATGGAAATTTCGTGAACAACACCAGTTGGACAGAATGGAAGCGTTACTATGAACAAAAAGGCTATAAGGTTTATTCACCCGCAAACCCCGGACACGAAGGCAATCCCGCAGCGTTGCGGGCAAACGTTCATCCTGACCTTACGAAAACAGGTTTTATCGACGTTGTGAATAACCTGGATAAGCTAATAAGCACCTTACCTGAAAAGCCATTAGTCATTGGTCATTCCATGGCAGGAATGGCAACATTGAAATTGGTCGAAATGGGGAAAGCGGCAGCGGGCGTGAGCATTGATGGAGCTCCGCCGAAAAATGTTTTCCCGCCATTTCAAACGCTGAAGACGGTGTTGCCGGCCTTTGGATTTTTTTCCTTTGATAAATATTTTATGGGTAGTCGAAAATGGTACGATTATTCATTTTTCAATACCCTGCCGGAAGCAGAGCGGGAAAAAGCGTTTGAAAAAATTGCGGTACCCGAAAGTTACAAGGTCAGTCGTCAATTGGTTTTAAATTCTTTTTCAAATATAGATTTTAAGAAACCACATGTGCCGATTTTATTTGTAGGCGGCGGCAGCGACCATATTTTCCCGCCCAATCTTACGCAGACAATAGCGGGAAGTTATAAGGACAAAAATAGCAGCGTGGATATAAAAATATTTGAAGGCAAAAGTCACTTCATCTGTGGGGAACCGGGTTGGGAAAAGGTGGCCGATTATATTTTGGATTGGTACGAAAATAAGTAA